The genomic region GTGGAGCACGATAAAGCGGCGCGCCTTGCCGGCGTGCAGAGCAAGCTCCTGGCGCATCTGCTCTTCTACGTGCCAGGTGTCCAGAAACAGCAGGTCCGTGTCTTCGATCTGCGCCTGCAGCACATCCTGTTCGTGGAAGATGAAGTCGATCCCGCAGGCGATAGCAGCCTGCTCCACCTTGTCGACCTCCTGGTGCCTCACCAGGTCGTAGGCGACGATTCGTTTTGGTCCGGCGTGGACGAACGCTGCCGTGCTTTGCCCCGTCCGGGTTCCCATCTCGGTGACGTGGTTCACCGTGGACGCCAGCCGGAACAGGTAGGGGAGGTGTTCGGAGATGTCTGACCGGGCGTTGGTCGCAGCTACGTAGAGATCCCGCGCTCTGGCCTCCGCCGGCTTCTCAAACACGAGGTGGTTGTAGCGCTCGCGGTTCCGAGCAATCGCAGCGGGGAAGGTCTCGTCAAGCGGCACGCAGGTGAAACCCTCTCCGCCGCGGCCGAAGAGGTCGGTTCCAGCCGCCATGCAGCGCTCGATATGAGCTTCGTCCAGGAACGCCGGACGGTCGAACTCGGTGTGTGCGGACCCGGCTACCTTTTCCCTTATCGCCTGCACGCCGCCTGCGTAGCTGAAGTGCCACCCGCCGTTCCTGATGACGGCTCCCTGGCTTTCCCGGAGCCTTTGCATATCCGCGATGTCCTGCCACCGGGCCATGCGGGTGCCATACCATGGCTCGTTGACCCGATAGTTCACGAAGTAGTAGGAGAGATGTTGCTCGAAGACGTAGACCGTGCCCGGCACTTCGCGCTGAAGCGTACGAGCGTACCGGGCAACAGCTTCGGCGCGCGGAATTTCGTCGAGATCCGACAGCATCACGACATCTTCCTGGGAGAGGCCGCTAAGCTCCAGTCGCTCTCGCATCAGGTGGCGCGGATAATTCTCCCGCGCCCATGGCCCCTGCAGGTCATCTGGAAACTTATCAATAATGACGTGCTCGATTGGGAATCCAGCGAACCGTTCCTTGTTAACTTCGAAATAGAGTGGCTTCGGCTTACCGGAAAACGTCTCGGTCGCCTCGACGAGCAGGAAGCGGTCGACCACGGGCATGAGCTCGGCCAGCCGGATCTCGAGAATGTCGAGTTCGTTGAAAAACGGAAACGCATCAATGATCATCGGCATCCGCTTCCTCATGAGCATCGGGGTTGTCTCGCGCAGCGATGACTCGGATATTCTTCACTGCATATCGAGGATCCTTCTTAATTACTGACGTTGGGTGCAGTTCAAATTCAAGGCAGGCAAGCATAATTTAGGAGTCTTTTGGCTCATTGATGTCGAAGTCTCTGCTATATCTATTGTGGGAAGCGACACACGATGCCAGATTCGAACCCTTCGGATTCGCAAAAGCAGAAGTGTCTTACGGAGCGCGAGACCCAAATCCAGAGATGATGCAGCAGATTGAGCAAAACTGCGTGAAGGCTTAGTCGAAGACGCCGGAACGCTCGAAGAGATTGATAGCGATCTGCGTCCACCCAATTTCTGCAACCAATGGTTGCAATTTTGGCTTCGCGTGATACTCCAGGTAGAACGTGCGCATATATCGGTGTTGCGCTCCGAAAAACCATGGATTCCTGGAAATTCGTTTCGGATGTCCGCCGCCAACTGCCCGACGATCGATTGCCCTCAGGTCTGTCCCTGCTGCCGATCGGCAATAAGGCGGCCGATGTCCTAATAGAGCCCGATGAGCTCTTTGTTGACCGCCCGCAATGCGCCGTACTGCGCGGAACGAATTCGTCCCTTGATTTCTCCCAGAAGGCTTGTGTAATCGGGGGTGATCTCTGTCATAAGCCAATCTTACCTCTCCGCGTCATCGCGTCCACCACACGTGTACGGCTAGTGCGTCAAGCAGGGAGGCACGCATGGATCGACGCATAGTAGCAGCTCGCATCCCGTAGGTCGCCATGGCTCGCCAAATCCAGTATTGTACACCACCCTAAAATCATTTATTCGTCTTCGCCACCGCTTCTTAATCGATTTACGCGTAGCGTGCAAATCTGCGTCCCTCCAGTTGCCGGATGGTAGTCTCGGCTTCATGTCTCCGCTACAGTCTCACATGGGTGCGGCTGCGAGGGCAAGAATGGCGGGCGCCGCATTTCACGAGCTTCCTCCCCAACACGGGGATGGATCGGAGGAGAAATGACAGCCACGACGAACAATGCGAAAGATGCTTCTGTACGCCAAGAGCATGCGCACAGGCGCTGCCCTTCCGCAGGCGACCAAAGTCCGGCGGGCACGAAGGCATGGCCGCCGGAGGCAGTCGCCGCCCGGTGGGACGGGTTCTTCCTTGAGGCGCGCCGTCTCGCGGCCCTGTCGCGCGAACGCCAGCAGAAAATCAGCCTTCCGGAATAGCGTTCCTTAGGCGAGTATCAATGAAAGCATAAAGGCGGCGTCCGCCGCTGAAGCCCCAAACAAGAATGAGGTAGAGAATGAAAAGAGCGGCCATTTACTTGCGGGTATCCACGTCGGAACAGCTGAACGGAACGAGCATCGACGGGCAGAAAGCAGCTTGCCTCGGCCTGGCGGCCTCCGAAGGGGCGCAGGTCGTCGGATGCTATTCCGAGGACGCCAGCGGCGCGCTGTACACCGCGCGCCCCGCGCTGATGGAGGCGCTGGCCTCCATCGAGCGCGGCGAGGCCGATGTCCTGATTGCATTTAAAATCGACAGGCTGGGCCGGAGCGCCCGGATCATCCGCGACGTCGTGGATCGCATCGTCGCCGCTGATGCGACGGTTCTGACGACCGATTACAAGCTCGATAAGAGCGCGATGGGCACGCTGATGCTGAACATGCTCGGGAGCTTCGCCGAAATGGAGAAGGACGGCATTCTGGAACGCACGAAGGGAGGATCGCTCCGGCGCGCCCAGTCCGGCGTGCAGCCGCAGCGCTCCCGGGTCGCATTCGGCTACCACGTCGTGACAAACCCGGATAAGCAGCGCGGACTGTACCCCGAATCAGCGCCGGGCACGTACGTACTGGACCCTCAGAAAGCGCAGGTTATGGGAGAAGCTTTCCGCATGTACGATGGCGGGGCCAGCCTGCGCTCCGTCGCAAAATGGCTGCAAGGAACCTGCTCGCCAAGCCGAGGGTCAGCCTGGTACGCATCGACCCTTCGCGCATTATTGTCCAATCCGATCTTCAAGGGACAGGCCTCCTACGGCCGGCACAAAAAGATCACGAAGGAGAAGGGCAACACCACGATTTCACGGATGGTTCTTACGGGCAACGCCGTTATCATCCCCTGCCCCGCGATCGTGGATGCGGCGCTCTGGGACCGCGTTCAAATCCGGCTGTCCGAAGCGCGCCAGACGTTTTCCGGCAACCCGGCCCGCAAGCATCTGCTCAGCGGCCTGCTGCGATGCCCGCTGTGCGCGCGATCCATGAAGGGAACGCGCCGCACGATCAAAGAGACGACTTACCACTATTATTCCTGTCCCCACTCCCGCCCCTCGCGCAGCATCAGTGGAACCGTATGCAACCCGAAGCTCCTGGACGCCCACGTGGCGGAGTCGCTAATCCTGCACGGGATTGGCGACATCGTCTCTCGTCCGGAAGTCCTGCGGGAGGCGCTGGACGCCTATCGGCGCATGGAGATGGTCGTCTTTGACCCAGCGTCCATCGCATCAGCGGAAGCCGCCCTGCGCGCACTCGACGCAAGAGAAACAGCAACGGTCACCGCGCAGGTTCAAGGCATCCAGGCTGGAGCCAACCCTGCAGTGTATGGGTCGGCGTTCGCAAAAATCGCGGAAGAACGCACGACCCTCACTAAACGCCTAAATGAGCTGAAAACCCAGCAAAAAAGCTTTGCTTCCGAAAGGCTGGACGATGCGACACTCATGACGGCGGCGCTCAGGGACGCAACGACGGCGCTTTCGAGCCCTTACCTGACGGACGGAGAGCGGCATGACCTATTGGCGCGCGTTGTGGAGAAGGTAATACCGGAAGAAGTGGAGGGAGAGACGGGATACCGCGTTTTTTTGCGCTCGGATGCGGAAACTGTTCATATAACTCAGCCGATGCGCCAGCCAGTCGCGCTATAGGTTTTGGAGAGGCCGCTGATGGTGATCGTGCGCTCACGCATGCCGGGCAGGTCGGCGATCCGGACGTGTGGTCCTTCGTAAACCATATGCTCGTAGATCTCGTCGGTGATCGCGGTGACGTCCCATTTTTGACAGAGATCGGCAATTTGAGTGAGCTCTTCGCGCGTGAAGACTTTGCCGGTGGGGTTGTTCGGAGTGTTGATAATGATCGCGCGCGTCTTGTTGTTGAACGCCGCCGTCAGTTCGGCCAGGTCGAAGCTCCAATCGGGCTCATGCAGAGTCACGAAGCGCGGCAACGCACCGGACAAGATCGCGTCCGGGCCGTAATTTTCGTAGAACGGCTCGAAGACGACCACCTCATCGCCAGGATCGACCACAGCCATGAGCGCGGCCATCATCGCCTCGGTCGCGCCGCACGCCACCGTAATCTCCCGCTCTGGATCTGGGCGGTCGCCATAAAAGTGCGCGGTTTTGTCCGCGATCGCATGGCGCAGCGAGCGAGCGCCCCAGGTGACAGCGTATTGATTGATGTCGTCACGGATCGCGCGGCACGCCGCCTCCTTCATCTCGAAGGGCGCCGGA from Capsulimonas corticalis harbors:
- a CDS encoding DUF1016 domain-containing protein is translated as MTEITPDYTSLLGEIKGRIRSAQYGALRAVNKELIGLY
- a CDS encoding recombinase family protein; its protein translation is MKRAAIYLRVSTSEQLNGTSIDGQKAACLGLAASEGAQVVGCYSEDASGALYTARPALMEALASIERGEADVLIAFKIDRLGRSARIIRDVVDRIVAADATVLTTDYKLDKSAMGTLMLNMLGSFAEMEKDGILERTKGGSLRRAQSGVQPQRSRVAFGYHVVTNPDKQRGLYPESAPGTYVLDPQKAQVMGEAFRMYDGGASLRSVAKWLQGTCSPSRGSAWYASTLRALLSNPIFKGQASYGRHKKITKEKGNTTISRMVLTGNAVIIPCPAIVDAALWDRVQIRLSEARQTFSGNPARKHLLSGLLRCPLCARSMKGTRRTIKETTYHYYSCPHSRPSRSISGTVCNPKLLDAHVAESLILHGIGDIVSRPEVLREALDAYRRMEMVVFDPASIASAEAALRALDARETATVTAQVQGIQAGANPAVYGSAFAKIAEERTTLTKRLNELKTQQKSFASERLDDATLMTAALRDATTALSSPYLTDGERHDLLARVVEKVIPEEVEGETGYRVFLRSDAETVHITQPMRQPVAL